Sequence from the Deltaproteobacteria bacterium genome:
GAACGGCTTGATCCCCGTGACGGAGATCTCCGCCCTGCAGATAAGGCACGTGGCGTTCTGCTGGTTCTGGCTCAGCAAGACGAGCTTGGGCAATGGCAGCAGGGACATGGTGTGGGCCTCACGCGTGTCGTCCGATGAGGCTGCGGACCACACCAATGACGAACTGGAGCTTCCAATCGGCCATCGTGTTCTTCATCGGCTGATGCGGAACAGCAACCGAACCCACGACTCGACCGCTGCGCTGCGCGATCTGCGCCTCGAGCCACTCTTCGCTTCTCCGAGGTTCGTGAAGAACTTGGTGTTGTCCGCGACCGCGTCCTGGAGCGCCCGCGCGTGGGCGTCGCGCAGTTGCGGCGGCACGCTCGCGAACAGGCACTTCCCGAGCTTCAGGATCGAGAAGTAGACGTCGGTGCTGGGGTCAAGGGGCTCAAGGGCTGATGGAGGTCGGAGACTCTGGGCTGGATTCATCCGGGCGCTTCATCCCATCCCCCGCTGCAGTGTTGCCCCTGACTCTGTGAACGACGGGCAGATGTTCTCGGTTACACAGCCGCACGACGATTCGCGCGGCACTTTCGCGAAACGGTCGGGCAGTTGGGAATTCGAAGCGCGGTCCACGAGGGCGAATGCCCGAACGGGTGATCGCCATCCCTTTCGACTGGCGCATCGCGTCGAAGGGTTCACCCGCTGTGTGGGTCGCGTTTCGCAGCGCGGCGATCACGCGGGAGAGGCGTGGCTCTCGGCGCGATGGCCGTCGCCATCGCAGGGGAGCTCGACGGTGAAGGCGGGCTCGCTCTCCAGGGCGATGCTGTGGGCTGGCAGCGCCACTGCTCGAGCGACTCCCCCCAAGAACGCCTCGAGCTCCAGCGTCGGGCGGCCCTGGACGGAGGTAGGCGCACGCACCGCGAGCGTGGGCGTGTCGCGCAGCGCCGAAACCGGCATTCCAGGGCCGGTCGGTCCCTCGAGGCTCAGACGAGGGCGTTGCTCAATCCGGCCTCATGACCGCCTGCCGTATCGAGCGAGGTGCCGTCGGACGAGCTCAACGAGGAGTCCCTTGGCGGCAGGCTCTGGCGAGACACCGTCGAACGCCGTCGAAAGACCTCCGCCTTCCAAATAGACGACCTCGACGAGGTTCGCCTCGATCCGGAACGAACCCGAGTAGGAGGTTCCCTCGTGCGTCACCTCGATGTGCTGCCACGCGCCGCGCTGCTCGGCCATGGGCCCCCCCTCGGATCCGTGGGTTAGTGGTTCTTCGTCGAGTCGATTGGGTTGGTCCTGATGCCCAGGAGATCCAGCAGGCCGTTGATGAACGTGAGCGGATGCGGCGGGCACCCGGGGACGTAGAGGCTGGGCCGGAAGCGCTCGAGGAAGGCGCGATCGAGCGCGGGCGAGTCCGCGTAGAGCCCACCCGAGATGGCGCAGGCGCCGAAGGCAATCACGAACTTGGGATCCGGAATCGCCTCGTAGGTGAGGCTGAGCGCCTGGCTCATGTTCCGGGTGAGCGGCCCGCTCAGCACCAGCGCATCCGCGTGGCGCGGCGAGGCCACCCAGTCGATGCCGTAGCGGCCGAAGTCGAAGTTCACGTTGGCCATGGCGTTGAGCTCGAGCTCGCAGCCGTTGCAGCCGCCGGCCGAGACCGAGCGCAACTTGAGCGAGCGCCCGAACATGGCCTTCAGGGCGTCGGAGACCGCCACCGGCGACGGCTCGGCGTCAGATGAGCGAACCACGAGTCCCTCGCGGGTCGCGGCAGCCATGTGCGTCTCGGAGGTGAACGCGATCTTCCCTTCCGGGCAGGCGAGCACGCACTCATTGCAGAAGACGCACCGGCCCAGATCGATGCGCACGGGATCGAAGGAGATGGCCTTCGTGGGACAGACATCGCCACAGGCCTGACACCCGCCGCACGCGCCCTCGCGAATCACCGGCCGGCCGCGAAAGCCCTTGGGCACCGCCGCGCGCACGTCGACGATGTACTGCTGGCCTT
This genomic interval carries:
- a CDS encoding 4Fe-4S binding protein; the protein is MFKALKVRSSQGQQYIVDVRAAVPKGFRGRPVIREGACGGCQACGDVCPTKAISFDPVRIDLGRCVFCNECVLACPEGKIAFTSETHMAAATREGLVVRSSDAEPSPVAVSDALKAMFGRSLKLRSVSAGGCNGCELELNAMANVNFDFGRYGIDWVASPRHADALVLSGPLTRNMSQALSLTYEAIPDPKFVIAFGACAISGGLYADSPALDRAFLERFRPSLYVPGCPPHPLTFINGLLDLLGIRTNPIDSTKNH